The following are encoded together in the Robertmurraya sp. FSL R5-0851 genome:
- the allC gene encoding allantoate deiminase: MAIQINKQLIEEGQVGAVIEWLASIGETESGGVTRLLYSPAWLEAQVALKNMMDQTNLYTYFDSVGNLFGRLPGTNENDKTILTGSHIDTVVDGGKYDGAYGIIASLLATVRLFHRYGYPKKTIEVVSLCEEEGSRFPLTFWGSRNISGVYNLSRVENVRDGEGISFFEAMKQVGFDPKSYGSPVRTDIERFVEIHIEQGMILERNKNQIGIVTHIVGQRRYTIRIKGESNHAGTTPMQFRKDAVSTASHLISFLTDKAKNTDPMLVATVGRLNVKPNVPNVVAGEVEFSLDIRHHQEEIIEEYCQNIFTEFKRFSDVSNIEVEIVQWMDVKPVKMDEEMCEWAGEIAERNRYRYQKMISGAGHDAQVFGGICPTSLLFVPSRGGISHSPQEFTNLEELETGIELLTEVLYKLAY, from the coding sequence ATGGCCATTCAAATTAATAAACAATTAATTGAAGAAGGACAAGTGGGAGCAGTGATTGAATGGCTTGCTTCTATAGGAGAAACAGAAAGTGGGGGTGTAACAAGACTTCTGTATTCACCAGCCTGGCTAGAGGCACAGGTAGCATTAAAAAATATGATGGATCAAACGAATTTATATACGTATTTTGATAGCGTGGGAAATTTATTTGGTAGATTACCAGGTACAAATGAAAATGATAAAACGATTCTGACAGGCTCTCATATTGATACGGTAGTGGACGGTGGGAAGTACGATGGTGCATACGGTATTATTGCAAGCTTATTAGCTACGGTAAGGCTTTTTCATAGATATGGATACCCGAAAAAAACGATAGAAGTGGTTTCTTTATGTGAAGAAGAGGGAAGTCGTTTTCCATTAACCTTTTGGGGGTCAAGGAATATTAGTGGTGTTTACAACCTTTCTCGAGTGGAAAATGTAAGGGATGGAGAGGGTATTTCGTTTTTCGAAGCAATGAAGCAAGTGGGCTTTGATCCAAAGTCATACGGTTCACCGGTTCGTACAGATATAGAGAGATTTGTAGAAATTCATATTGAACAAGGAATGATACTTGAACGAAATAAAAACCAAATCGGTATTGTTACTCATATCGTAGGCCAGCGCCGTTATACCATTCGTATCAAGGGTGAAAGTAATCATGCAGGAACAACCCCAATGCAGTTTCGAAAAGATGCTGTAAGCACTGCTTCCCATCTAATCTCTTTCTTAACTGATAAAGCAAAGAATACAGATCCTATGTTAGTTGCTACAGTTGGAAGATTAAACGTAAAGCCGAATGTACCCAATGTAGTAGCTGGCGAGGTAGAATTTTCTTTAGATATTCGGCATCATCAGGAAGAAATTATTGAAGAATATTGTCAAAATATTTTTACAGAGTTTAAGCGTTTTTCTGATGTATCAAATATAGAAGTGGAAATCGTGCAATGGATGGACGTAAAGCCTGTGAAGATGGATGAAGAAATGTGTGAATGGGCAGGTGAAATTGCAGAAAGAAACCGATACCGCTATCAAAAAATGATTAGTGGGGCTGGGCATGATGCTCAAGTATTTGGTGGAATTTGTCCGACTTCCTTGTTGTTTGTCCCTAGCCGTGGTGGAATTAGTCATTCACCACAGGAATTTACGAATTTAGAAGAATTAGAGACAGGTATTGAGTTATTAACAGAAGTTTTATATAAATTAGCTTATTAA
- a CDS encoding pyridoxal-phosphate-dependent aminotransferase family protein, translated as MVVFSELHTPLRTIMTPGPVEVDPRVLRAMSTPILGQFDPAFTTIMNEVMTMLRQVFQTKNTWAFPIDGTSRSGNEAILCSIIEPGDRVLVPIYGRFGHLLVEICERYGADVYSIECPWGDVFDPKVVIEEIEKVSPKIVAIVHGETSTGRLQPLEEIGRACRERDVLLVVDAVASIGGVEVKTDEWFIDGMIGGTQKCLSVPSGLAPITYNERIENILYARKKVERGIATEQDLNYKRSNHFIASNYFDLSMLQDYWGPRRLNHHTEATSMIYALHEGLRLVLLEGLEERFNRHQYHERALIAGIEAMGLKLFGDSRNKLPCVTCIEIPKGIDGESVRKMLLEAFSIEIASSFGPLHGKIWRIGTMGYSCRKENVLAVLGALEAVLIRHGVNVHRGDAIQASLDVYMSENQSLLKL; from the coding sequence ATGGTGGTTTTTTCAGAATTGCATACACCATTGCGTACAATAATGACACCAGGACCGGTTGAAGTTGATCCTCGTGTGTTACGTGCGATGAGCACACCTATTTTAGGGCAGTTTGATCCCGCTTTTACAACTATTATGAATGAAGTTATGACAATGCTTCGTCAAGTTTTTCAAACAAAGAACACATGGGCATTTCCTATTGATGGTACCTCAAGATCGGGAAATGAGGCCATTCTTTGTAGCATCATTGAACCTGGTGATCGCGTATTAGTTCCGATATACGGGAGATTCGGACATTTGTTAGTAGAAATTTGTGAACGGTATGGCGCAGATGTGTACTCCATAGAGTGCCCATGGGGTGATGTATTTGATCCTAAAGTGGTCATTGAAGAAATTGAAAAGGTGTCACCTAAAATTGTAGCTATAGTACATGGAGAAACATCGACCGGTAGATTGCAACCGCTTGAAGAAATTGGAAGAGCTTGTCGAGAAAGAGATGTGCTTCTCGTGGTGGATGCTGTTGCATCTATCGGAGGGGTTGAGGTAAAAACCGATGAATGGTTTATTGATGGAATGATAGGTGGTACTCAAAAATGCTTATCAGTTCCATCTGGGCTGGCGCCCATTACGTATAACGAACGGATTGAAAATATATTATACGCTCGAAAAAAGGTGGAGCGAGGAATTGCAACTGAGCAGGATTTGAATTATAAGAGAAGTAATCATTTCATTGCCAGTAATTATTTTGATTTAAGTATGCTCCAGGATTATTGGGGTCCGCGAAGACTCAATCATCATACAGAGGCAACCTCAATGATCTATGCTTTGCACGAAGGTTTAAGACTTGTTTTATTAGAAGGTCTAGAAGAGCGCTTTAATCGACATCAGTACCATGAAAGGGCGTTAATAGCAGGGATTGAAGCGATGGGATTAAAGCTTTTTGGTGATTCAAGGAATAAGCTGCCTTGTGTTACTTGTATAGAAATTCCAAAGGGGATAGACGGGGAATCAGTTAGGAAAATGTTACTTGAAGCATTTAGTATTGAAATTGCTTCTTCATTCGGTCCTTTACATGGGAAGATTTGGAGAATTGGTACGATGGGCTACAGCTGTCGAAAAGAAAATGTTCTAGCCGTACTTGGAGCATTAGAAGCCGTTTTAATTCGACATGGAGTGAATGTTCATCGAGGAGATGCGATTCAGGCGAGTTTAGATGTTTATATGAGTGAGAATCAAAGTTTGCTAAAGTTATAG